Part of the Vagococcus jeotgali genome, GCTGGTAATATTGTTGGTTTAGTAGGTAGTACAGGTAATTCAACTGGAAGTCACTTGCACTTTGGTGTAAGTACAGAGATGTGGAAGAGTTATTTAAACCCATCTGCATATTTTGATTTCAGATAATAAGATGACAAAAGTGATAGGGGTGTGTAAAGCACAACCTATCACTTTTTTTATAAAAGGTAAAAGGGAATTGAGATGATATGGTAGAAGAAACTATTGACAATAACAACACTAGTTGCTATGGATGGATGCGATACAGAAGTTGCTACACATGTTAATAATGCAATTAATGTAGGTGTGAGTTCTAAAAAAATATTAGATACTTTGATACAGATGTTACCTTATGCAGGGTTTGCTAGAGCGATAAACGGTATTATGGTATGTAAAAAAGTGTTTGATGAGCGTGACATTGATTATTCAATTGATTTAGAGAATTAAAAAAACTCCCTGATTAGGGAGTTTTTTTGGCTCTTCGTCAAATCGTGTTGATATTTAAAAATTGATAAAATAAGGGCATTAGAAGAAGGGGGATTTTTCCTCCTTCTTCTTTTTAATTAAATTGAAATGATTGACCTTGAATAAGGAAAATCCGTCGCTTAAAAGTTAAGAAATTTCGGTAACCATAGGCTGTTCGTTTGATAGCTTTGATTCGGTTGTTAATTCCTTCTAAAAAACCATTTGAATAAGAATAATTTAAAGCATTGGTAACACCCTGCCTGAAGGTTTGGAATGTTTTGAATTTGGCTTTAAATTCCTTAGGAAGCTCATTAGGGATAGAATGGGTTAATTCTAAAAATAAGTCTGAATCCTTTGTTTCATAAGCATATTTTAACTCTTGTATATAATCATATGCGATTTTTATAGTTGAGTTATAGGAAAGAAGTTCTTCAATGACACCAACTTGTGTCATACTTTTGTTGAAAAGAGGATAATTACTATATGTAGTGGCACTTAATTGACTAGAGTCTTTTAAAAATAGTTTCCAATATTTTTTTATTCTCCGGTATTGTTTTGCTTCTTCATTATCATAACGTTTTAATTGATTCATTTCTTTTATTCTTAGTTGATTAAAAGAACGATTGATATGCTGAATGATATGGAATCTATCTGTCACAATCTCTGCATGTGGAAATACAGTTTTAAGAAGGCCACCGTAGTTGGCATTCATATCCATGACGAGAAACTTCACTTTTAACCGCTCTTTTCTGGAGTATTTCAGGAAGTACTTAATAAGAGAGAAGAGGCGTCTATCTGGTAAAATATCAATAATCTTTTTACTTTCAGCATCAGCACAAATAAAGCTCATACCAGATTGACATGACTTAGTTGATTTAAATTCATCGACACATAGTACTTTTGGTAGATGTTGAAAGTTGGTTAGACAGTGGTTGGTAAAGTCGTATAAAACACATTGTACCGTGTTATCAGAAACATGATGGAATCTAGCAATCTCTTTTCTTGAACGATCTTCTTTCAAATCTAAGGCGATTTGATACTTTAATGTTTTCGATATATGACAATAGTCATCGACTAACGCAGTATCAGCACTGAATGTTGTATGACATTCTTTACATAGATATCGTTCTCTTTTAAGTTCTAAATAAGTTGTGACCCTATTAAACTCTGGTAGTTGTGTTTTAGTAGTATAAGTACCATTTTTAACACACGTATTCTGATGACAAGAGGGGCATATTCTGTCTGGAGACGTTAGTCTTCCCCTTATTATATTTGAGCGTCTACCTCTAATAGTAGCCTCAGTTAACCAATCTTTTTCAAAAATAATAGATTTGTCTGTTAAATTAAGTAATTTTCTAGTATGATTATCCATGGGAACATCCTCCTGATAATTTGGTTTTTGTCGACTTTATTTTATCATGTTTGGATGTTCCTTTTTGTATTTAAAAACAAAAAATCGTATTAATGGAAACTATCCATCAACACGATTTATTATAGACCCGTTTTTTTTAGTTTGTCCATTTAGCTACTTTATCTGGGTTATCTTGTACCCATTTTTTAGCTGCTTGTTCTGGAGATGCACCAGAGTTAATATCAAGCATGACGACTTCTAAATCCTCTGGAGTCCAGTGGAATTTTTCTAAAATGGCAAATGCTTCAGGTGAATCTTGTTGTAAATCTTTACGTGTCATTGTATTAATCGTTTCTTCCTCACCCATAGTACCTTTTGGATCTTCAAGGTATGTTAAATCATATTTTGAAAACATCCAATGGGGTGTCCAACCTGTAATGACGATGGGTTCTTCCTTTTTAATCGCTTGATCAAGAGCTACAACCATTGCCCCACTACTTGAAGCATCAAGTGTCCAATCTTTTAAGTTTGGATAGGTTTGAATTGTCTCCTCAGCAGCATTGACAACACCAGCACCAGGTTCAATTCCGATAATTTTTTGTCCTGCTTGAGTATTTAGATCATCAATTGATTTAATTCCCATATATGTTGGTACCACAAGTCCTACTCTAGCTCCTGTTAAGTTATCTCCAATTAAATTGATATCATCTTGATACTCTTCTAATTGAGATTGGTGGGTATTAGGAAGCCATGCAGAGACACTAGCATCTGCTTTACCAGTTGCAAGAGATTGCCACATAATAGCATTATCTAGTGGAGTGATTTCAACGTCATAACCTTGCTCTTTTAAGACTTCAGCCACTACATGGGTAGAGGCAACTTCTGAGTCCCACTCGACATAAGCAAGGTTGATTGACTTATCTCCTTCTGTATGATTACTAACAGCAGTGTAAATACCAAAAGCAACTAAAATAGCAACAATGATTGTGATGATAGTAGATTTTTTCATCTTCTTTTTATCATCTTTATCAGAACTATTAGGTTTGTTTAAATATTGTGTAAATCGGTCAATAATAATCGCTAAAATAACTAGCGCTAATCCACTGACAAATCCATTTCCTACTTGTGCTCTTTGAAGTGCAGACAATACGTCACGACCAAGGCCAGGAGCTCCGATCATAGAAGCAATAACAACCATTGATAGAGCTAACATTGTTGTTTGGTTGATTCCTGCTAAAATAGTACTCTTCGCTAAAGGAAGTTCTAGTTTAAATAACTTTTGTGAACCTGTACTACCAAAAGAATCAGCAGCTTCAACGAGTTCTTCAGGTACTTGTCTAATTCCTAAATTTGTAAATCTCACTGTCGGTGGTAAGGCAAAGATAATAGATGCAAACACACCTGGGACCATTCCAATTCCAAAGAAAGCAACGGCAGGGATTAGATAAACAAATCCAGGCATTGTCTGCATGAAATCAAGAATAGGCGTGATAATAGCCTGAGCTTTATCATTTTTAGCCATTAAAATACCAAGAGGCACCCCAATGATAATAGATAGTAAACTAGCAATCAGTACAAGGGTAAAGGTACTCATTAAGTTCTCCCATAGACCTTGATTGTAGATAAAGAGTAATCCTAAAAAGGTAAAAATAGGTAGTCCTTTTTTATGATTACTAATATAATAAGCTACAACGGTAATAACTATAATCAAAATTATAGGTGGAATAACTAAAAATAATGAGGTTAAACTATTCATAACCACCTGGCCAATAGTTTGTAAGAATGAAAATAGGCCAGAAAATGTTCTTGTAATCCAATCTGTAATGACTTCTACCCATTGTGCCATAGGTATTTTTGCAGAAAGTAGTAGGTTAAGCATGTTCAACCACCTCCATATCAGTCGTTGTATCAGCTAAAGCTTCAATGACACTACCTCTAATAATAACTCCTAATAAACGGTTATTCTTTTCTGGATTAACAACAGCAATTGGAGTTGGTGAATCATAAATTAGCGGTAGAATATCGCTGACTAAAGTATTACTTTCTACAGTAATAATATCTGTATCAAGAACATCAGTTAGTGGTTGCTTGTTTTTCCTAGCGATAACAGCATTATCAGCTGTTATAAATCCCTTTAATTCACGTTTTTTATTAATTGCCATAAGCATACTTACTTCTTCAGTTCGCATGTGTTGTAGAGCAACATTAGGACCATCAATATCAACATTGGTAGTTAGAGCTGGCACCATAATATTTTGAGCAGTTAATACTTTCGATCGGTCCACATCTTCAACGAATTCTCTAACATAATCATTGGCTGGATTAGTTAATATTTCCTCTCCAGTTCCGATTTGCATGATTTTACCATCTTTCATTAGAGCAATGCGATCACCAATACGTAGTGCCTCATTTAAATCATGTGTAATGAAGATAATTGTTTTTTGAACTTGATCTTGTAACTCAATCAACTCATCTTGCATTTCACGTCTAATTAAAGGATCAAGGGCCGAAAATGCTTCGTCCATTAGTAAAATTTCTGGATCATTGGCAAGAGCTCTAGCCAGTCCAACACGTTGTTGCATACCACCTGATAGTTGGTCAGGATATTGGTTTTTAAATGTTATTAAACCAGAATTCTTTAGAGCTTTTTCAGCACGCTTAGTTCGTTCTTCTTTATCCACACCACGTATTTCTAGTCCGTATTCTGTATTTTCTAAAATTGTACGATGTGGAAACAATCCGAAATTTTGGAAGACCATACTCATCTTTTTACGTCTAACTTCTCGTAATTCTTCCTTATCTAGTTTTGCGATATCTTGTCCATCGATGTAGATGTCACCAGAAGTTGGTTCAATAATACGGTTAATTAAGCGGATTAAAGTTGATTTTCCACTACCTGATAATCCCATGATTACGAAAATTTCTCCTTCATTGACCTCGAAATTAACATCATAAACCCCAACTGTTGCTCCAGTTGCCTCTACAATTTCTAACTTAGATTTCTTTTCTTTGACCATCTTTAAAGCTTGTTGTTGTTGTGGTTTTTTTCCAAAAATTTTGGTTAAATTTTTAACTTTGACTTTCGTCATAAAATAACTCCTCATAACTTGATTTTTTTCAATTAAGAAAAAGTGACCATTCTACCGTACACTATGGTGGTCACTTATGTCAAAATAAAAGATTGACTAAGTTCCTAGTGAAAACGTCGTCAACCTTGCTAAGTGCTATGCTATGGTAGGATAAAAAAAGTTTGTGAGTCTTTGTTTGGCAAACTCATCTCCAATAAAGAAAAGAGTATCCATCTCATTAATTACAGCATATGGTCCAGGAGAAATTAACAAATCTTCTCCCCTTAAAATAGCGATAATAGTGGCTGATGTTTCTTGCCATATATTGAGGCTTTGGATTGTTTCACCCAAGTGTAGAGATTGTTTAGTTAAAAGAAGTTCAGATGGAAGCAAAGGATTTATTTGATTTAATTGCTTTGTTTGGGCAACTAGTAGCTGTGTTAGACTCGCTAAATTTTCTAATTCTTCTTGTTGTTTTATAATACTTTTTAAAACATCTGTTTTTATTTCTTGTATATTTCGAACGTTTTCGTATTGTGTTAGAAATGCTTTAGCCTTTTCTTTAGAGGAGGTAGTAACACCACTACCATGCTTGGCTTCCATAATTCCTAAGTCTACTAATACGTTAACAGCTTTTCTAGCAGTCTCAGGTGAGACACTAAATGTATTAGCTAAGGTTGATCTGGCATGGACTTTTTGTCCTACAGGGTATTGATTAGATACAATTCTTTCGGCAATACTAATGGCAACTTGCTGGTACTTAGGTAAGATGTCTTTTTTAGAGTTTCCCATAATTATCACATTAATCCTTTAGTTTTTTATTATTTGTTTTTATATTATCCGATTTTTTGAAAATCGTAAATCTTTTTAACCCAGTCTTATGTTGTCTTCCTACTATATGTTGTCTGACTTGTGTTGATAAAAAAATGATGATATGGTAAAGGTCTAGTAAAAGTGAATAATCGAACACGTTTTTAGAAAGGGTCGATAAAGATGTCAAATGACACGAAACAATTAGAGGAAAATTATTTAAACAGTACATATAAACAACTCAGTGAAACGAAAACATACTTGGATAATTGGTTAAGAGAAATGAAATCTGATGGACAATCTATCATGAAGCATATTACTGAAGATATTAAGATGAATGTGGATGGTATCGCAGACAAATTAGATTCATTTAGTCAAGTCGAGATGAAAAATAGAGAGATAGATCAATTGAATATCAAAATTAAAAACGGTGAAGTCACACTTGATAAAGTTAACCGATTACTAGAATCCCCGTATTTTGGTAAAGTTGTGGTTGATTTTTTAGATGACGAGCCGGTTGAGCCATTTTATATTGGTATGCATGGTTTTGCTAACCAAGAAAATATAAACTTGATTTATGATTGGCGCTCACCCATTGCAGAGCTGTTCTATAACAACGAATTAGGGAAATCATCATACAACGTCCGTGGTGAAGAGATTAAAACATCAATTGAAGAAAGAAGACAATTTGTTATTGAGCAAAGTAAATTAATTACTTACTTTGATACGATGATTTCAATTCAAGATGATGTGCTACTAGATGCCTTGGCTAGTGACGATACCAATCGTATGAAAGATATCACAGCAACTATTCAAAAAGAACAAAATGTGGTAATCAGAGATATACATCATGATTATATTTTAGTTAATGGTGTAGCAGGAAGTGGTAAGACTTCGGCAATTATGCAGCGAATTGCTTATTTACTTTATACTTTTCAAGAAAGTATTACTTCTGAAAATGTACTAATCCTATCCCCAAATAAAGCCTTTATTCAATATGTATCAGATGTATTACCAGCTCTAGGAGAGAAAAACCCAAGGAATATGACTATGTTACAGTTTATCCAAGCTTATCTAGGAAGAGCGATTGAATCAGAGACAAACTATTTTAACCGGATTGCCTCTAGTCATGTATCTAGTGAGAACGATATTTTAAGAACAAAGGAGTATGTAGGATTTATTAAGGAGAAAGCTCATCATGTTTTTGATGAGACCTCATTATTTAAAGCGATTATGTACCGTGAACAACCTATTATCTCTCAAAAAATGCTGATTGATTTATTTAATGATACACCAAAAGAATTACCTCATGCTGATCGTATCCAAGGAACGAAACAAAAATTACAAAGTTATTGGGAACGCAAGTTATTACATCAGTCAAAATCAAAACGTCTCCACGATGAAGTGACGAATTTAACTGAAGACCAACAAGAAAAATATTTTGGTCATTTAATTCAAAATGATTCAGAAAAAAGTTTGACGAAATATGCTGAACAGCTATTACGTAAAAAATATAAAAAAGTAACTAGACAAATTAATCAGTATAGATGGTTGAATCAAGACGTATTGTTTAATAGTTTATTTGAGATGTATACAGGTAAAAGTTATCAAGGTGATTTAAGACCACCTAACTTAGATGAAGCCGTGATTCAAGTGCTGATTAATCATTTATTTATTGAAAAATTAACTATGCCGAAAATGAAGTTTGTTTTAGTTGATGAAGTTCAAGATTACACTGAGGCACAGTTAGAATTATTGCTTCTTTTATATCCAAATAGTGAATTTACTATGGTAGGAGATGAGAATCAAGCAATTTTCAATACAAATGTGTCCTTTGAAACAATTAATCAAATTTTTGCTCAAAGACAAAAGCAAATTAAAAATTATAATTTACTAACAAGCTATCGTTCAACAGGTGCTATTACAGAGGTATTTAATCAATTAGCTATGAATGGTAGTGCTGATATTGTACCAGTTCGTCCAACTGGAGATACTCCTAAAGTTGTGTCGTACAAAGATGAGGAAGAGTTACTAAAAACAACTCAAAGTATTTTGGCTAGTTTAAACGGAGAAGAGCTGAGCGTTCTAGTTAAAACTGAAAAAGATGTGTTTTATTTGCAACAGTTATTTAAAGGAATAGAAGCTATTCAAGTTCTAAGTATCAATTTAGCTAAAGGCTTAGAGTTTGATAATGTACTTGTTTTAAATGTGACAGAAGAGATGTACCATACTGCTCGTGACAAGAAAATTTTATACACAGCTTTTTCTAGAGCAATGTCACGTTTGTTTATTGGATATAAAAATGAAAGAAGTTCATTGATTGACTTTTTATAAAAGTCAATCAATAGTTAAAAAGGATGTATTGGAGGAAATATGATTAAAAATCAACAACATATTACGATATTAAAGGCTGTTATGACATTAACGACAGGTTTAGTAATAGGATATTTAGATTGTTATACATTTATACGTTATGATAATAATATAATTAGTGCTCAAACAGGAAATTTTGTTGTTTTAGGTGTTAAGTTAGCAGCATGGGATGTCGTAGGCATCCTTGAAAATTTAATTTTAATTGCAGGGTTTTGCATTGGAACGATGGTTGCGTTTTATTGCATTGGAAAAACTTATTTAGTTTATAGAGATTTATTATATAGGTGGACGATGTTTGTTGGTATTTTACTACTAACTCAGTTCTTTTTACATGATGAGAACATGGTTCTTTTCCTACTTAGTTTGTTATCTGGTGTGGGATTGTCTTTCTTTAGAGATATAGGTAGTGTTTCGTTAAATAGTACCATAATGACAGGTAACTTTAGAATGCTCTACATAAATTTTGTTGACCGGTTTATTTTTAAAAACAAGGCAGCAAAGGTGATGCCTTATGTTAGTATTGCTTTAGTATTCTTAATTGGGGCATTTGTAAGTAGGAAATTAATGTGGCTATCTTTACTTGCTCATTATCAGCTGATAGTAGCTGTCTCATTAATACCTTATATTTTTATATTTATTTATAGAAAAAAAGAAAGAACAGCTAATTAATTTTAGTTGTTTTTTTTTAAGTTAACTGTATATAGTATATATATACAGAAAGTTAAGTAGTTAGGAGGCATTATGGAGATGATAGGGTAAAATATTTTGTGTAAATAGAAATTTAGGGTAGAAAAAGAGAAAGTCCATTCTGTAAAATTAAAGTTACGACACAGAAATTTTATAGGAGGACTTTCTCATGACTCATTTTACTACAGAAATAATGGAAACACTAATTAATAAAGGTGATTTAGATGATTTATTTCGTCGTCATTTAGAACTCGCTATCAACTCATTATTACAGGCTGAATTAACAGCGTTTCTTGACTACGAAAAGTATGATAGAGCTGGATTTAATTCAGGTAATTCCCGCAATGGGAATTACTCACGTTCATTTAAAACAGAATATGGAGAATTAAATTTGGTGATTCCTAGAGATAGAAATGGAGAATTTTCCCAACAAACATTACCAGCCTATAAAAGAACCAATGATTCCTTAGAAACTACTATTATTCAGCTATTTAAAAAAGGGATCACTATGTCTGAAATCTCTGATCTAATTGAAAAAATGTATGGTCATTATTACACACCACAAACTATTTCAAACATGAGTAAAATCGTATCTGAAGATGTTTTGGCTTTTAAAGAAAGAACTTTAGAAGCTAAATACTCAGTCATTTTTATGGATGCTACTCATATTCCTTTAAAGAGACAAACCGTATCAAAAGAAGCCGTTTATATTGTGATAGGCATTCGATTGGATGGAACCAAAGAGGTTCTAGGATTTACTATTGCTCCAACCGAATCTGCTTATGTTTGGAAAGAGATACTTCAAGATTTAAAAGATCGTGGTTTAGAAGAGGTTTTATTAGTTGTAACTGATGGTTTAAGTGGTATTCACGATAGTATCCATAGTGTCTATCCAAATGCTCAATTTCAACAATGTTGTGTCCATATCTCTAGAAATATTGCTCATAAGGTTCGTGTTAGTGATCGACAAGAAGTCTGTAATGATTTCAAATTGGTTTATCAAGCAGCTTCAAAAGAAGAAGCTATGAATCAAATAAGTTTTATGATAGATAAATGGAAAAAGCAGTATCCACGAGTAGTTAAATTACTCTTGAATCCTGCTATATTAACTTTCTATAACTTCCCACCATCAATCAGAAGAACTATCTACTCAACTAACTTGATTGAGGGATTTAATAAACAGTTAAAAAAATATACAAAGAGAAAAGAACAATTTCCTAATGAAGAATCTCTGGAGAGATTCCTTGTTTCTCAGTTCAATGAATATAACCAAAAATTTTTAGGCAGAGTACATAAAGGATTTAAGGAAATACAAGATACATTAGAATCAATGTTTTAACTTAAAAAAATGGAATGGATTTTCCATTTACACATAATTCTTGACGCAACCATGGAGATTATCATAGAAAAGAGTTTAGTTCCTATTTATGAGCAGATATATATACAAATTAAGTAGCAAATTATTAAAGGGGACATTCTCTCAGAAAGTGAACTTCCCTCGATTAGAGGTTTAGCTAAGTCCATTGGTGTCAGTGTTATTACAGTAAAAAAAGCTTACAAATTACTTCTACAAGATGACTTAGTAACAAGCGTTCCTATTTCAAAACGTAGTTATGTTTTGAGCCGCTATATGACAGGTGGGATACTCATTATTATTGGTATCATACCTACTTTGCTGATCTTTTTATTAAAATATATATTTGGTCAAAGAGTTGTGCCATCATTTGTGATAGAAGGGATTAGTTTAGCTGTTTTACTTAGTCTAATCGTTTTAGCGATTGCTATTCCTTTATTTTACAAATATTCACCTGAAGTAGCTAGAACGTATTTTCTAATTGGTATTTTTATTGTTGGGTTTGGTTTACCTTTTCTTTTTAGTCAATTAAACTTATCTATTCATTTATCTTTAGTTAATCTATTTATTTTTCTGATTGTGATTGCTATAGTAGCTTTATTATTATCAATTAAGATATTCTCTAAAAAAATACTGTTAAATTAACCAAAATTTATAAAAACAAACCTTTTTATAATTTCGGATTTAACGACTAAAAAGAATTAATTAAAGAGAAAAAAGGGTGTAGAGTAATAGGTGGATATATAATAAAAATATTTCAAATGGGGGCAACATTATGTATAGAAGTAATGGAAACTATGAAGCATTTGCAAGACCGGTGAAACCAGAAAGAACAGATAAAATTTCAAACGTTTATTTAGTTGGTTCAGGACTAGCATCATTAGCCACTGCAGCCTTTTTAATTCGAGATGGACAAGTTCCTGGTAACAGAATTACTATTTTAGAAGAACTAGCAATTGCTGGTGGATCTTTAGATGGTCTTGATAAACCTGAGTATGGTTTTGTTATTCGCGGGGGACGTGAGATGGAGAGCCATTTCGAATGTCTATGGGACCTATACCGTTCAATTCCTTCACTAGAAATTGAAGATGCATCTGTATTAGATGAGTTTTACTGGTTAAATAAAGAAGATCCAAATTCTTCTCATTGCCGTATTATTCATGAACAAGGTAAACAATTACCAACAGATGGTGAGTTTTTATTATCGGAGCAAGCAATTAAAGAAATTATGAATTTATGTATGATGCAAGAAGATGAGTTACAAGACAAACGTATTGATGAAGTCTTTACAGACGATTTCTTTGCATCTAATTTCTGGACGTACTGGTGTACTATGTTTGCCTTTGAAAACTGGCATTCAGCTATGGAGATGCGTCGCTATCTAATGCGTTTTGTTCACGCTATTGATGGACTAGCAGATTTCTCTGCATTGAAATTTACTAAATATAATCAATACGAATCATTAGTATTACCACTAGTTAAATATTTACATGATAAAGGTGTTCAAATTCAATATGATACAAAAGTTAAAAATGTGATTATTGAATCTGAAGATGGTGAAAAAGTAGCGAAAGAACTTCAATTAGTAGTTGAGGGACAAGATTCAGTTGTTGAATTACAAGAAGATGACTTAGTTTTCATCACAAATGGTTCTATTACTGAAAGTTCTACTTATGGTCACCAAAACCAATCAGCACCTGTGTCTAAAGAGTTAGGTGGTAGCTGGAACTTATGGAAAAACTTATCAGAACAAGACCCAGCATTTGGTCGTCCTGAGAAATTCTGTGAAAATCTTCCAGATGAAAGCTGGTTTGTATCAGCAACAATCACAACATTAGATGATAAAATTGCACCATACATTGAAAAAATTAGTAAACGTGATCCATACGCTGGTAAAGTTGTAACTGGTGGTATCGTATATGCTCAAGACTCTAACTGGAGACAAAGTTATACAATTAACCGTCAACCTCACTTTAAACTACAACCTAAAGATGAGTTAGTTATTTGGTTCTATGCTCTATCTTCTAACAAAGATGGTAACTATGTTAACAAACCAATCGTTGAGTGTACAGGTGAAGAGATTGCTAAAGAATGGTTATATCATATTGGTGTACCAGTTGATCAAATTGATGATTTAGCTAAAAACTCTGTAAGTGTGGTACCTGTTTATATGCCGTTTATTACCTCTTACTTTATGCCACGTGCAAATGGTGACCGTCCATTAGTTG contains:
- a CDS encoding oleate hydratase, whose protein sequence is MYRSNGNYEAFARPVKPERTDKISNVYLVGSGLASLATAAFLIRDGQVPGNRITILEELAIAGGSLDGLDKPEYGFVIRGGREMESHFECLWDLYRSIPSLEIEDASVLDEFYWLNKEDPNSSHCRIIHEQGKQLPTDGEFLLSEQAIKEIMNLCMMQEDELQDKRIDEVFTDDFFASNFWTYWCTMFAFENWHSAMEMRRYLMRFVHAIDGLADFSALKFTKYNQYESLVLPLVKYLHDKGVQIQYDTKVKNVIIESEDGEKVAKELQLVVEGQDSVVELQEDDLVFITNGSITESSTYGHQNQSAPVSKELGGSWNLWKNLSEQDPAFGRPEKFCENLPDESWFVSATITTLDDKIAPYIEKISKRDPYAGKVVTGGIVYAQDSNWRQSYTINRQPHFKLQPKDELVIWFYALSSNKDGNYVNKPIVECTGEEIAKEWLYHIGVPVDQIDDLAKNSVSVVPVYMPFITSYFMPRANGDRPLVVPEGAKNFAFIGNFAETERDTVFTTEYSVRTAMEAVYTLLDVDRGVPEVFASAYDIRELLKAAYWMNDKKGLKDIKVPWTTRMIEKYELKKYEGTFAEQLLEENHLI